In a genomic window of Panthera tigris isolate Pti1 chromosome D4, P.tigris_Pti1_mat1.1, whole genome shotgun sequence:
- the GCNT1 gene encoding beta-1,3-galactosyl-O-glycosyl-glycoprotein beta-1,6-N-acetylglucosaminyltransferase: MLRKLLRRRLFSYPTKYCFLLLVFSLVTFSVLRIHQKPEFVSVGHLELVGENPNSNINCTKILQGDVDEIQKVQLEILTVKFRQRPRWTTSDYINMTRDCNSFVKRRKYIVEPLSKEEAEFPIAYSIVVHHKIEMLDRLLRAIYMPQNLYCIHVDRKSEDSFLAAVMGIASCFSNVFVASQLESVVYASWSRVQADLNCMQDLYRMSADWRYLINLCGMDFPIKTNLEIVRKLKSLMGENSLESERMPSNKKERWKKHYTVVNGKLTNTGTDKMHPPLETPLFSGSAYFVVSRKYVGYVLENEKIQKFMEWAKDTYSPDEYLWATIQRIPEVPGSLSLSQKYDMSDMHAIARFVKWQYFEGDVSKGAPYPPCSGVHVRSVCVFGAGDLNWMLRKHHLFANKFDTDIDLFAIQCLDEHLRHKALETLKR, encoded by the coding sequence ATGCTGAGAAAGTTGTTGCGAAGGAGACTTTTCTCTTATCCCACTAAGTACTGCTTCTTGCTTCTTGTGTTCTCCCTAGTCACCTTCTCTGTTTTAAGAATTCATCAAAAGCCCGAATTTGTAAGTGTTGGGCATTTGGAGCTGGTTGGGGAGAATCCTAATAGTAATATTAATTGTACCAAAATTTTACAGGGGGATGTAGATGAAATCCAAAAGGTACAGCTTGAAATTCTAACGGTGAAATTTAGGCAGCGCCCTCGGTGGACAACCAGCGACTATATAAACATGACCAGAGATTGCAATTCTTTCGTCAAGAGGCGCAAATATATCGTAGAGCCCCTTAGTAAAGAAGAGGCAGagtttcccattgcatattctatAGTGGTTCATCACAAAATCGAAATGCTTGACAGGCTCCTGAGGGCCATCTATATGCCTCAGAATCTCTACTGCATTCACGTGGACAGAAAATCAGAGGATTCCTTTTTGGCCGCGGTGATGGGCATCGCCTCCTGCTTCAGTAACGTCTTCGTGGCCAGTCAGCTGGAGAGCGTGGTGTATGCCTCTTGGAGTCGGGTTCAGGCCGACCTCAACTGCATGCAAGACCTCTACCGGATGAGTGCAGACTGGAGGTACTTGATAAATCTTTGCGGCATGGATTTCCCTATTAAAACCAACCTGGAGATTGTCCGGAAGCTCAAATCGTTAATGGGCGAAAACAGCCTAGAGTCCGAGAGAATGCCatccaataaaaaagaaaggtggaaaaAGCATTATACAGTTGTTAATGGAAAGCTGACCAACACGGGGACGGACAAAATGCACCCTCCTCTTGAAACGCCCCTGTTCTCGGGCAGTGCCTACTTTGTGGTCAGTAGGAAGTATGTGGGCTATGTGCTAGAGAATGAAAAGATCCAGAAGTTTATGGAGTGGGCCAAAGACACCTACAGTCCAGATGAGTATCTCTGGGCCACTATCCAGAGGATCCCCGAAGTCCCAGGCTCACTGTCCCTAAGCCAGAAGTATGACATGTCTGACATGCACGCGATCGCGAGGTTCGTCAAGTGGCAGTACTTTGAAGGTGATGTCTCCAAGGGGGCCCCCTACCCGCCCTGCAGCGGGGTCCACGTGCGTTCTGTGTGTGTCTTCGGAGCAGGTGACTTGAACTGGATGCTACGAAAGCACCACTTGTTTGCCAACAAGTTTGACACGGACATTGACCTCTTTGCCATCCAGTGTTTGGATGAGCATCTGCGGCACAAAGCCCTGGAGACGCTGAAACGCTGA